A section of the Solea solea chromosome 17, fSolSol10.1, whole genome shotgun sequence genome encodes:
- the LOC131443341 gene encoding polyunsaturated fatty acid lipoxygenase ALOX8-like, producing MSYIVNIKDPSALPAGIRFSFSRIAQYSHYLEKLSNELKLTNVKEHWTSFEEMKRMPWFRELPISEYVLAHWKDDDFFGYQFLNGNNPFVIQRCTKLPSNLAVTEEMVKPFLAKGSSLTTEMKSGNIFISDYKILDGLPTKVIDGKPLALPAPLCLLYINPEKKLLPIAIQLGQRESKESLVFLPSDMDTDWLLAKLFVRHAEFHYAAIATHLQVTHLIPEVFTVSTLRNFPTIHPLHKLLIPHHRNTLHINILARARLYGSGKILANSSLGAEGQIELLRRGLSQTTYASLCVPEDIASRGLQSIPNFYYRDDALRLWNIINRFVTAVVSYYYPSDRDVSADSELQEWVNEIFHYAFLGKRSSGIPSSFQSVEKLVRFITAVIFTSTARHSVGNLEQFSYFGWIPNGPAVLHQPPPTTKGQSSIEAILRTLPTKYEGGLSMLLVRQLSMKFDDFVPLGNYPEQRFEEPAVLQMIRDFQAELSSLSVAIAKRNLELELPYDKMNPDVIENSVSI from the exons ATGTCGTACATTGTGAACATAAAAGATCCAAGCGCTCTGCCTGCGGGAATCCGTTTCTCATTTTCAAGAATTGCTCAATACAGCCATTACCTTGAAAAGTT ATCAAATGAGTTAAAACTGACCAATGTTAAAGAGCACTGGACAAGCTTTgaggagatgaagaggatgCCTTGGTTTAGAGAGTTGCCTATTTCAG AGTACGTGTTGGCGCACTGGAAGgacgatgacttttttggatacCAGTTTCTAAATGGAAACAACCCTTTTGTTATCCAACGTTGCACAAAGCTTCCCTCCAATTTAGCCGTCACCGAGGAAATGGTGAAGCCTTTTCTTGCCAAAGGAAGTTCTTTAACAACAGAGATGAAG AGCGGTAACATTTTCATAAGTGATTACAAGATCTTGGATGGCCTACCTACAAAAGTTATTGATGGTAAACCACTAGCTCTTCCAGCTCCCCTCTGCTTACTCTACATAAATCCAGAGAAGAAACTACTGCCCATTGCAATTCAG CTTGGTCAGCGAGAATCAAAGGAGAGCCTGGTTTTTCTGCCCAGTGACATGGACACTGACTGGCTGCTGGCCAAACTATTTGTGAGGCACGCAGAGTTCCACTATGCTGCAATAGCAACACATTTGCAGGTCACTCATCTAATTCCTGAGGTTTTCACAGTGTCTACACTTCGCAACTTCCCTACGATTCATCCTTTGCACAAG CTGCTGATCCCCCATCATCGAAATACACTCCATATCAACATCCTCGCTCGTGCTCGTCTTTATGGCTCCGGCAAAATACTTGCAAAT AGTTCACTTGGAGCAGAAGGACAAATAGAACTTCTAAGAAGGGGGCTCTCCCAAACAACCTACGCCTCCCTCTGTGTTCCTGAAGACATTGCCTCTCGCGGGCTGCAGTCCATTCCCAACTTTTATTACCGAGACGATGCACTGAGGTTGTGGAACATCATCAACAG ATTTGTCACAGCAGTGGTGTCCTATTATTATCCATCTGACCGTGACGTGTCAGCAGATTCTGAGCTCCAGGAATGGGTCAATGAAATCTTCCACTATGCTTTTCTGGGAAAACGCAGCTCTG GAATTCCTTCCAGCTTTCAAAGTGTGGAGAAACTTGTCAGGTTCATCACTGCAGTGATCTTCACTTCAACAGCTCGCCATTCTGTAGGGAACCTCGAACAG TTTTCTTATTTCGGTTGGATACCCAATGGTCCAGCAGTGCTTCACCAACCTCCGCCAACAACAAAGGGACAATCGAGCATTGAGGCCATCTTGAGGACTCTGCCAACAAAATATGAAGGGGGACTCTCAATGTTGCTTGTCCGGCAGCTTAGCATGAAGTTTGATGACTTT GTACCTCTGGGTAATTATCCAGAGCAGCGCTTTGAAGAGCCAGCAGTGTTGCAGATGATTAGGGATTTTCAGGCAGAACTGTCCTCCCTGAGTGTGGCTATTGCGAAAAGGAACTTGGAGCTGGAGCTGCCTTATGATAAAATGAACCCTGATGTCATTGAAAACAGTGTAAGCATTTGA
- the LOC131443339 gene encoding hydroperoxide isomerase ALOXE3-like, which produces MVEYKIEVTTGDMQHAGTWDHVFLTLFGNEGQSDRANLDNIGRDFTTGSTGTYNIKTRKSLGKLLLVKVEKDPCSIFRDDEWYCSTIVVTTPKGEVILFPCHRWISRGEVADLRGGRAMKVFEDDHSLLIEHRKKELTFKKSLYQWKTLAEGLPQVNGFDNASNFPAEIRLSKSKSTELADTKKSLGIELKLKGMIGSTKKWESIEDMTKVFWNRRTTMSEYVREHWKEDDFYGYQFLNGINPNMIKCCSDLPPNFPVSEEMVKPFLEEGTSLQAEMEKGNIFIFDEKKMDGICPRDYDGEPLPVTAGLCLFYMNPENKLKPIAIQLHQQPSEQNPIFLPSDTETDWLLAKIFIRNADVMDHESTHHFMCTHFMSEVYAIATLRCFPAIHPLYKLLIPHFRVTLYLNTLGRKELLGPDGALTMSSLGYEGMIELMRRTHSETTYSSLCLPENIAERGLESVPDFYYRDDGLSVWNIINRFVKAVVEFYYPTNSDVCKDAELQEWISEIFTHGFLGNKASGIPECFHCTEEVIRFITMVIFISTAQHAAVNNGQFDYFSWLPNGPMLLHKPPPTTKGQSSMTTILETLPNIGDTAKLLALLWLLSKRYTDFVPLGAYPEQRFDEPALKEMIKEFQAELSYLSEEITARNSQLEVPYTYLNPTEIENSIAT; this is translated from the exons ATGGTTGAGTACAAGATAGAAGTGACAACGGGTGACATGCAACATGCAGGAACATGGGATCATGTATTTCTCACCCTATTTGGAAATGAAGGTCAGAGTGATCGAGCTAACTTGGACAACATTGGCAGAGACTTTACGACTGGGAGT ACAGGGacatacaacataaaaacaagaaagtcTCTGGGGAAATTGCTGCTGGTCAAGGTGGAAAAGGATCCGTGCTCTATTTTCCGAGATGATGAGTGGTACTGCTCTACAATAGTGGTGACAACTCCAAAAGGAGAAGTCATTCTTTTCCCCTGTCACAGGTGGATCTCCAGGGGAGAGGTGGCGGATCTGAGGGGAGGGAGAG CCATGAAGGTGTTTGAGGATGACCATTCCTTGTTGATTGAACATCGAAAAAAAgagctgacatttaaaaagagctTGTACCA GTGGAAGACATTGGCTGAGGGACTACCTCAAGTAAACGGCTTTGATAATGCGTCCAACTTCCCAGCTGAAATCCGCTTATCTAAGTCCAAATCAACTGAACTGGCTGATACAAAAAAATCCCT tGGTATTGAACTCAAGCTTAAAGGGATGATTGGGTCCACAAAAAAATGGGAAAGCATTGAAGACATGACAAAAGTCTTCTGGAACAGACGGACAACAATGTCAG AGTACGTGAGAGAGCACTGGAAGGAAGATGACTTTTATGGATACCAGTTTCTAAACGGTATCAACCCCAATATGATTAAATGCTGCTCGGACCTTCCCCCAAACTTTCCAGTCTCAGAGGAGATGGTGAAGCCTTTTCTGGAAGAGGGAACATCGCTACAGGCAGAAATGGag AAAGGCAACATATTCATCTTTGATGAGAAGAAGATGGACGGAATTTGCCCAAGAGATTACGATGGAGAACCTCTGCCTGTGACTGCTGGTCTCTGTTTGTTCTACATGAATccagaaaacaaactgaaaccGATAGCAATACAG CTTCATCAACAACCATCAGAGCAGAATCCCATCTTTCTGCCgagtgacacagagacagactggCTACTTGCTAAGATCTTTATCAGGAATGCAGATGTAATGGATCATGAGTCGACTCATCACTTCATGTGTACTCACTTTATGTCTGAGGTTTATGCTATTGCCACTCTTCGCTGCTTCCCTGCGATTCATCCTCTCTACAAG CTGCTGATTCCACACTTCCGGGTCACTCTCTACTTAAACACACTTGGCCGAAAAGAGCTTTTAGGACCTGATGGGGCTCTAACTATG AGCTCACTTGGTTATGAGGGGATGATAGAGCTTATGAGAAGGACTCACTCTGAAACAACCTACAGCTCCCTCTGCCTGCCAGAAAACATCGCTGAACGGGGACTGGAGTCTGTCCCTGACTTCTACTACAGAGATGATGGACTGTCAGTGTGGAACATTATCAACAG atTTGTGAAGGCAGTGGTGGAGTTCTATTATCCCACAAACAGTGATGTCTGTAAAGACGCTGAGCTGCAGGAATGGATCAGTGAGATATTCACTCATGGCTTCTTGGGAAACAAAGCATCAG GAATACCAGAATGCTTTCATTGTACAGAGGAAGTGATCAGATTCATCACCATGGTGATCTTCATATCTACAGCTCAACATGCTGCAGTCAATAATGGACAG TTCGACTACTTCTCCTGGTTGCCAAATGGTCCAATGCTGCTGCACAAACCTCCTCCAACCACTAAGGGGCAGTCAAGCATGACAACGATTTTGGAGACCCTCCCAAATATTGGAGATACTGCCAAACTACTGGCGTTGTTGTGGTTACTTTCAAAAAGATACACTGACTTT GTTCCCTTGGGTGCTTACCCTGAACAACGATTCGATGAACCTGCCCTGAAGGAGATGATTAAGGAGTTTCAAGCAGAGTTGTCTTACCTCAGTGAAGAAATAACGGCAAGAAACTCACAGCTGGAAGTGCCCTACACATACCTGAACCCGACTGAGATAGAAAACAGTATCGCGACTTAA
- the LOC131443340 gene encoding hydroperoxide isomerase ALOXE3-like — MAEYKLEVTIDEMQYAGTWDHVSLTLFGNEGQSDRTKVDNFGRDFSSTGTTGTYTIKTSSSLGKLLIVKMEKDPLVSPDEWYCSTIVVTTPEGDVILFPCHRWITRGEEVELRGGRAMKVFEDDHPLLTEQRKKELISKKSLYQWKTMTEGLPHIISFNDGSNPPPEICLSISRFTELMETQSSIFDELNLKGMFLSTKTWETIEGMTHVLCDKETTMSAYVKEHWKEDTFYGYQFLNGCNPNMIKCCREIPPNFPVTEEMVKPFLETGTSLQTELKKGNIFIYDLKKMDGIRPKDSNGELLHVTAGLCLFYMNPENKLKPIAIQLHQKPSEQNPIFLPSDTETDWLLAKIFIRNADVMDYESTHHLLCTHFMAEVYAIATLRCLPAIHPLYKLLVPHIQSSIHINMMARSLLLGPNEILSVSSLGYEGVIELMRRTHAETTYSSLCLPENITARGLESVPNFFYRDDGLKVWNIINRFVKAVVEYYYPTDEEVGKDTELQDWISEIFTHGFLGNKATGMPASFHCTEEVIRFITMVIFTVTAQHSAVNNGQYDYISCLPNGPIVLHKPPPTTKGQSSMKTILETLPNVGVTAKSLVLLWVLGKRYTDFIPLGAYPERFDEPALKQMIKEFQAELSYLSEEITARNSQLEVPYTYLNPTEIENSTSI; from the exons ATGGCTGAGTACAAGCTAGAGGTGACAATCGATGAAATGCAATATGCAGGAACATGGGACCATGTATCTCTGACCTTATTTGGAAATGAAGGACAGAGTGATCGTACTAAGGTGGACAACTTTGGCAGGGACTTCAGTTCAACTGGGACT ACAGGGACGTACACCATAAAAACCAGTTCATCTCTGGGGAAACTTCTGATTGTCAAGATGGAAAAAGATCCTTTAGTTTCTCCAGACGAGTGGTACTGCTCTACAATAGTGGTGACCACTCCAGAAGGAGATGTCATTCTTTTCCCCTGTCACAGGTGGATCACCAGGGGAGAAGAGGTGGAATTGAGGGGAGGGAGAG CTATGAAGGTGTTTGAGGATGACCATCCCTTGTTGACTGAACAGCGGAAAAAAGAGCTGATATCCAAAAAGAGTCTGTACCA ATGGAAGACGATGACTGAAGGACTGCCCCACATCATCAGCTTCAACGATGGCTCCAACCCTCCACCTGAGATCTGCTTATCTATATCTAGATTTACTGAattgatggaaacacagagtTCAAT TTTTGATGAACTCAATCTTAAGGGGATGTTTTTATCCACAAAAACATGGGAAACCATTGAAGGCATGACACATGTCTTATGTGACAAAGAGACAACAATGTCAG CGTACGTTAAAGAGCACTGGAAGGAAGACACCTTTTATGGATACCAGTTTCTGAATGGATGCAACCCCAATATGATCAAATGCTGCAGGGAGATTCCCCCAAACTTTCCAGTCACAGAAGAGATGGTCAAGCCTTTTCTAGAAACGGGAACCTCTCTGCAGACGGAACTGAAG AAAGGCAACATATTCATCTATGACCtaaagaagatggatggaattCGCCCAAAAGATTCCAATGGAGAACTTCTGCATGTGACTGCTGGTCTCTGTTTGTTCTACATGAATCCAGAAAACAAACTTAAGCCGATAGCGATACAG CTGCATCAAAAACCATCCGAGCAGAATCCCATCTTTCTGCCgagtgacacagagacagactggCTACTTGCTAAGATCTTCATCAGAAATGCAGATGTAATGGATTATGAGTCGACTCATCACCTCCTGTGTACTCACTTTATGGCTGAGGTTTATGCTATTGCCACTCTTCGCTGTTTACCTGCGATTCATCCTCTCTACAAG CTGTTGGTTCCACACATCCAGAGCAGTATCCACATAAACATGATGGCCCGCAGTTTGCTTTTAGGACCCAATGAGATTCTTTCTGTG agCTCACTTGGGTATGAGGGGGTGATAGAGCTCATGAGAAGAACTCATGCTGAAACAACCTACAGCTCCCTCTGCCTGCCAGAGAACATCACTGCACGAGGACTGGAGTCTGTCCCCAACTTCTTCTACAGAGATGATGGACTCAAAGTGTGGAACATCATCAACAG ATTTGTGAAGGCAGTTGTGGAGTACTATTATCCAACTGACGAGGAAGTTGGTAAAGATACTGAGCTGCAGGACTGGATCAGTGAGATATTCACTCATGGCTTCTTGGGAAACAAAGCCACAG GAATGCCAGCAAGCTTTCATTGTACAGAGGAAGTGATCAGATTTATCACCATGGTGATCTTCACAGTGACAGCTCAACATTCAGCAGTCAATAATGGACAG TATGACTACATCTCCTGTTTGCCCAACGGTCCAATCGTGCTGCACAAACCTCCTCCAACCACTAAGGGGCAGTCAAGCATGAAGACAATTTTAGAGACCCTCCCAAATGTTGGAGTGACTGCCAAATCCTTGGTATTGTTGTGGGTACTTGGAAAAAGATACACTGATTTT ATTCCCTTGGGTGCTTACCCTGAGCGATTTGATGAGCCTGCCCTGAAGCAGATGATTAAGGAGTTTCAAGCAGAGTTGTCTTACCTCAGTGAAGAAATAACAGCGAGAAACTCACAGCTGGAAGTGCCCTACACATACCTGAACCCGACTGAGATAGAAAACAGTACAAGTATTTAA
- the fbxo30b gene encoding F-box only protein 30b isoform X1: protein MFSQVLSSTIPESTVTSNGLESVDFLSHTRVLFTPSSLKMEKDHIHCMACVNQRCMVRPEPGISCDLITCPQVCGAVFHSCKGDEHHLMCPLLKVPCLNSGYGCPVMLVRNQMYGHLGVCPAGLVCCTMEWNRWPVSCLDYTSYESLSRGVEEVEQLDMALALQDQRTLLESLKVIAMAPTAERKPHVLVSKESRPTSASGSAKEKIVCGINGLKEEHFSKLYEATVETARSLAAALDFVSSVNSVHSSTVGVNSAAVVQESIPSSNGELQNGLEDKAFEVTEGLSKRRMEKSVCSNCLSGNGAPKGTDQKMLSSINRPEPGATGAFQETAVEVQDDMNAGITQEPVTPQMISPSCVTQGVAQRADHVVLEDRGQALLESHRSRQKFHNYQVFRDQSQCSLPNGHIGSLPDKSPCRVQPKMENKAVDTSDLQHDDDPMGLGEIDLITAALLFCLEESRECRRISDTVYVDGHCVDFGTQTFTFPAAILVTNTRVGDMASASACDHAAPQLSYPSPFHTLRLGLVLEAQEVEAVPYNHYLPSNPRHQHMFPFVCGQSFRRDQFSSHFSNVHGDIHAGLNGWMEHRCPLAYYGCTFSQRRFYPSTQGAKIVHDRHLRSFGVQPCPRAKLPGESQSDQLSGLPIEILWHIAGFLDSFSLCQLSLVSRTMREVCASLLQTRGVVELQWERRRGPNAHGTVSWQVKNRVWRFTTAFSPVSSWAFCDLPSMSDHLKRCHFNVVEHKTEPIPLPAMCPARDGHSLRRVLRHINT, encoded by the exons CGGGTACTTTTTACCCCTTCATCTCTGAAGATGGAGAAGGACCATATTCACTGTATGGCCTGTGTTAACCAGAGATGCATGGTCAGACCTGAACCAGGCATTTCCTGTGACCTCATCACTTGTCCTCAAGTGTGTGGTGCTGTGTTTCACTCCTGCAAAGGAGATGAGCACCATCTTATGTGTCCCTTGTTGAAGGTACCCTGTCTAAACAGTGGCTATGGCTGTCCTGTCATGCTGGTTCGCAACCAAATGTATGGACACCTGGGGGTGTGTCCGGCTGGACTGGTATGCTGCACTATGGAGTGGAACAGATGGCCTGTTAGCTGCCTGGACTACACATCTTATGAAAGCCTGAGTCGtggggtggaggaggtggagcagttggATATGGCGCTTGCCCTTCAGGATCAGCGCACACTACTTGAGTCTCTTAAGGTGATCGCCATGGCACCAACTGCAGAGAGAAAGCCACATGTCCTGGTTAGTAAAGAGAGCAGGCCAACATCTGCCTCAGGCTCAGCAAAGGAGAAGATTGTTTGTGGAATTAATGGGCTGAAGGAGGAACACTTCAGTAAACTTTATGAAGCCACAGTAGAGACTGCACGGAGTTTAGCTGCTGCTTTGGATTTTGTTAGCAGTGTCAATTCTGttcacagcagcacagtgggTGTGAACAGTGCAGCTGTTGTGCAGGAGAGTATACCAAGCAGCAATGGAGAACTTCAGAATGGACTGGAGGACAAAGCATTTGAAGTTACTGAGGGTTTAAGTAAAAGACGAATGGAGAAGAGTGTTTGTTCTAACTGTTTAAGTGGAAATGGGGCACCTAAAGGAACAGATCAGAAAATGTTAAGCTCAATTAATAGACCTGAGCCAGGAGCAACAGGGGCTTTTCAAGAGACAGCTGTTGAGGTACAAGATGATATGAATGCTGGAATCACTCAAGAGCCAGTGACCCCTCAGATGATATCTCCAAGCTGTGTCACCCAGGGTGTGGCACAGAGGGCTGACCATGTGGTCCTGGAAGACAGAGGGCAAGCTCTATTAGAAAGCCATAGGTCTAGGCAGAAGTTCCACAATTACCAGGTTTTTAGGGACCAGAGCCAATGTTCATTACCCAACGGACATATAGGTTCCCTGCCAGATAAGTCACCATGTAGAGTGCAACCCAAAATGGAGAACAAAGCTGTGGATACCTCAGATCTGCAGCATGATGATGACCCAATGGGACTAGGAGAGATTGATCTTATCACGGCAGCGCTGCTGTTCTGTTTAGAAGAGTCTAGAGAGTGCAGAAGAATCTCTGATACAGTCTATGTTGATGGTCACTGTGTTGACTTTGGCACACAGACTTTCACTTTCCCTGCAGCAATCTTAGTAACCAACACCAGAGTGGGTGACATGGCCTCTGCTTCTGCCTGTGATCATGCTGCCCCTCAGCTCTCTTACCCCAGCCCTTTCCACACTCTTCGCCTTGGCCTTGTGCTGGAAGCTCAGGAGGTAGAGGCGGTCCCATATAACCACTATCTCCCTTCAAACCCCAGGCACCAGCATATGTTCCCCTTCGTCTGTGGCCAGTCATTCCGCCGGGACCAGTTTTCTTCCCATTTCTCAAATGTCCATGGTGACATTCATGCTGGTCTTAACGGTTGGATGGAACACCGCTGTCCCCTGGCGTATTATGGCTGCACATTTTCCCAGCGGAGGTTTTATCCATCCACCCAGGGAGCCAAGATTGTCCATGACAGGCACCTCAGGTCCTTTGGGGTACAACCTTGCCCAAGGGCTAAACTTCCAGGTGAATCCCAGTCTGACCAATTAAGTGGGCTTCCCATTGAGATACTGTGGCACATAGCTGGATTCCTGGACAGTTTCAGCCTGTGCCAGCTCTCACTGGTTTCTCGGACTATGAGGGAAGTGTGTGCCAGTCTCCTCCAGACCAGGGGTGTAGTGGAGCTGCAGTGGGAGCGAAGACGAGGCCCCAATGCTCATGGCACTGTCTCATGGCAGGTCAAAAATAGA GTGTGGAGATTCACCACTGCCTTCAGCCCGGTGTCGTCCTGGGCTTTCTGTGACCTCCCCAGCATGTCGGACCATCTTAAAAGGTGCCACTTCAACGTGGTCGAGCACAAGACTGAACCTATACCTCTCCCTGCCATGTGCCCTGCACGAGATGGACACTCACTGCGTCGTGTCCTGCGTCACATTAACACCTGA
- the fbxo30b gene encoding F-box only protein 30b isoform X2 — protein sequence MEKDHIHCMACVNQRCMVRPEPGISCDLITCPQVCGAVFHSCKGDEHHLMCPLLKVPCLNSGYGCPVMLVRNQMYGHLGVCPAGLVCCTMEWNRWPVSCLDYTSYESLSRGVEEVEQLDMALALQDQRTLLESLKVIAMAPTAERKPHVLVSKESRPTSASGSAKEKIVCGINGLKEEHFSKLYEATVETARSLAAALDFVSSVNSVHSSTVGVNSAAVVQESIPSSNGELQNGLEDKAFEVTEGLSKRRMEKSVCSNCLSGNGAPKGTDQKMLSSINRPEPGATGAFQETAVEVQDDMNAGITQEPVTPQMISPSCVTQGVAQRADHVVLEDRGQALLESHRSRQKFHNYQVFRDQSQCSLPNGHIGSLPDKSPCRVQPKMENKAVDTSDLQHDDDPMGLGEIDLITAALLFCLEESRECRRISDTVYVDGHCVDFGTQTFTFPAAILVTNTRVGDMASASACDHAAPQLSYPSPFHTLRLGLVLEAQEVEAVPYNHYLPSNPRHQHMFPFVCGQSFRRDQFSSHFSNVHGDIHAGLNGWMEHRCPLAYYGCTFSQRRFYPSTQGAKIVHDRHLRSFGVQPCPRAKLPGESQSDQLSGLPIEILWHIAGFLDSFSLCQLSLVSRTMREVCASLLQTRGVVELQWERRRGPNAHGTVSWQVKNRVWRFTTAFSPVSSWAFCDLPSMSDHLKRCHFNVVEHKTEPIPLPAMCPARDGHSLRRVLRHINT from the exons ATGGAGAAGGACCATATTCACTGTATGGCCTGTGTTAACCAGAGATGCATGGTCAGACCTGAACCAGGCATTTCCTGTGACCTCATCACTTGTCCTCAAGTGTGTGGTGCTGTGTTTCACTCCTGCAAAGGAGATGAGCACCATCTTATGTGTCCCTTGTTGAAGGTACCCTGTCTAAACAGTGGCTATGGCTGTCCTGTCATGCTGGTTCGCAACCAAATGTATGGACACCTGGGGGTGTGTCCGGCTGGACTGGTATGCTGCACTATGGAGTGGAACAGATGGCCTGTTAGCTGCCTGGACTACACATCTTATGAAAGCCTGAGTCGtggggtggaggaggtggagcagttggATATGGCGCTTGCCCTTCAGGATCAGCGCACACTACTTGAGTCTCTTAAGGTGATCGCCATGGCACCAACTGCAGAGAGAAAGCCACATGTCCTGGTTAGTAAAGAGAGCAGGCCAACATCTGCCTCAGGCTCAGCAAAGGAGAAGATTGTTTGTGGAATTAATGGGCTGAAGGAGGAACACTTCAGTAAACTTTATGAAGCCACAGTAGAGACTGCACGGAGTTTAGCTGCTGCTTTGGATTTTGTTAGCAGTGTCAATTCTGttcacagcagcacagtgggTGTGAACAGTGCAGCTGTTGTGCAGGAGAGTATACCAAGCAGCAATGGAGAACTTCAGAATGGACTGGAGGACAAAGCATTTGAAGTTACTGAGGGTTTAAGTAAAAGACGAATGGAGAAGAGTGTTTGTTCTAACTGTTTAAGTGGAAATGGGGCACCTAAAGGAACAGATCAGAAAATGTTAAGCTCAATTAATAGACCTGAGCCAGGAGCAACAGGGGCTTTTCAAGAGACAGCTGTTGAGGTACAAGATGATATGAATGCTGGAATCACTCAAGAGCCAGTGACCCCTCAGATGATATCTCCAAGCTGTGTCACCCAGGGTGTGGCACAGAGGGCTGACCATGTGGTCCTGGAAGACAGAGGGCAAGCTCTATTAGAAAGCCATAGGTCTAGGCAGAAGTTCCACAATTACCAGGTTTTTAGGGACCAGAGCCAATGTTCATTACCCAACGGACATATAGGTTCCCTGCCAGATAAGTCACCATGTAGAGTGCAACCCAAAATGGAGAACAAAGCTGTGGATACCTCAGATCTGCAGCATGATGATGACCCAATGGGACTAGGAGAGATTGATCTTATCACGGCAGCGCTGCTGTTCTGTTTAGAAGAGTCTAGAGAGTGCAGAAGAATCTCTGATACAGTCTATGTTGATGGTCACTGTGTTGACTTTGGCACACAGACTTTCACTTTCCCTGCAGCAATCTTAGTAACCAACACCAGAGTGGGTGACATGGCCTCTGCTTCTGCCTGTGATCATGCTGCCCCTCAGCTCTCTTACCCCAGCCCTTTCCACACTCTTCGCCTTGGCCTTGTGCTGGAAGCTCAGGAGGTAGAGGCGGTCCCATATAACCACTATCTCCCTTCAAACCCCAGGCACCAGCATATGTTCCCCTTCGTCTGTGGCCAGTCATTCCGCCGGGACCAGTTTTCTTCCCATTTCTCAAATGTCCATGGTGACATTCATGCTGGTCTTAACGGTTGGATGGAACACCGCTGTCCCCTGGCGTATTATGGCTGCACATTTTCCCAGCGGAGGTTTTATCCATCCACCCAGGGAGCCAAGATTGTCCATGACAGGCACCTCAGGTCCTTTGGGGTACAACCTTGCCCAAGGGCTAAACTTCCAGGTGAATCCCAGTCTGACCAATTAAGTGGGCTTCCCATTGAGATACTGTGGCACATAGCTGGATTCCTGGACAGTTTCAGCCTGTGCCAGCTCTCACTGGTTTCTCGGACTATGAGGGAAGTGTGTGCCAGTCTCCTCCAGACCAGGGGTGTAGTGGAGCTGCAGTGGGAGCGAAGACGAGGCCCCAATGCTCATGGCACTGTCTCATGGCAGGTCAAAAATAGA GTGTGGAGATTCACCACTGCCTTCAGCCCGGTGTCGTCCTGGGCTTTCTGTGACCTCCCCAGCATGTCGGACCATCTTAAAAGGTGCCACTTCAACGTGGTCGAGCACAAGACTGAACCTATACCTCTCCCTGCCATGTGCCCTGCACGAGATGGACACTCACTGCGTCGTGTCCTGCGTCACATTAACACCTGA